The following are encoded together in the Oncorhynchus kisutch isolate 150728-3 linkage group LG8, Okis_V2, whole genome shotgun sequence genome:
- the LOC109895339 gene encoding transmembrane protein 178B produces the protein MAAMKILTSSGLFLAFCALGLLAMAICTDFWYETDARRHRERCKNYANKRNDPGYIYISNSNLPLQMPPKGIERKGNSPSAGAQPLIREKRHFLAAASAMESHCSRQFNSTISGLWRKCHRDGFDLETEDLIYKGLIQRCIPVKYHYSSSILPRNLPINITKTIRQDEWHALHLRRMTAGFVGMAVSIILFGWIIGVLGCCQQHDLMQYVAGLLFLMGGTCCIISLCTCVAGINFELSRYPRYMYGLPEDISHGYGWSMFCAWGGLGLTLLAGFLCTLAPSLSTPSRTTIHKPRQENGTV, from the exons ATGGCCGCCATGAAAATTTTAACCAGCAGTGGGCTGTTCTTAGCGTTCTGTGCGTTGGGGTTGCTAGCCATGGCAATCTGCACCGACTTTTGGTATGAGACAGATGCGCGAAGACACCGAGAAAGGTGTAAAAACTACGCCAACAAGAGAAACGACCCGGGGTACATCTATATCTCAAATAGCAATCTCCCCCTCCAGATGCCCCCAAAGGGCATTGAAAGGAAAGGTAACAGTCCAAGTGCCGGAGCTCAGCCTCTTATTAGGGAAAAACGGCACTTTCTGGCCGCAGCGTCAGCTATGGAGTCCCACTGCAGTCGCCAGTTCAATTCAACCATCTCTGGGCTCTGGAGAAAGTGTCATCGAGATGGATTTGACCTGGAGACAGAGGATCTCATATATAAAG GATTGATTCAGCGGTGCATCCCAGTCAAGTATCACTactcttcctccatccttccgCGAAATTTACCCATCAACATCACCAAGACCATCCGTCAGGATGAGTGGCATGCACTCC ATCTACGCAGGATGACGGCTGGCTTTGTGGGCATGGCCGTGTCCATCATCCTGTTTGGCTGGATTATCGGAGTGCTGGGCTGCTGTCAGCAGCATGACCTCATGCAGTATGTAGCTGGACTACTCTTTCTCATGGGAG GAACGTGTTGTATCATCTCCCTGTGTACATGTGTGGCGGGCATCAACTTTGAGCTGTCGCGTTACCCACGCTACATGTATGGCCTCCCAGAGGATATTAGCCATGGCTACGGCTGGTCCATGTTCTGTGCCTGGGGGGGCTTAGGCCTCACTCTGCTGGCTGGTTTCCTGTGCACCCTGGCCCCATCCCTAAGCACCCCCTCCCGTACAACCATCCACAAGCCCAGACAGGAGAATGGAACCGTGTGA